Sequence from the Methanofastidiosum sp. genome:
TCATGATGAGCATTACTCTCATGGAGTCTTTTAGACCTTCATCGACTCTAGCGCCCCATATAATCTTTGCTTCGGGATCCATAATTGAATTAACGATTTCACCAACTCTGTTGGCCTCGTTTAGGGTCATATTGCTACCCCCTGAAACATGGACTAGAGCGCCCTTTGCATTTTTGTAGTCAACATCGAGTAGTTTACAAGTCATAGCTTCGTGGACAGCCTCTTCGACTCTGTTCTTTGTATTTGATTCGCCGACTCCTATTACGGCAACTCCACCGTCTTGCATGATTGTCCTTACATCGGCGTAATCTAGATTAACAAGACTTGGTTGTGTTATAGTTTCTGTGATACCTTTAACCATTTCAGCAAGAACTTCGTCCGATACACTAAATGCATAATCAATTGGCATGTTAGGTACAAGTTGAAGTAATTTATTATTATCTAAGGTAATGACTGTATCCGCGTATCTTCTAAAAGCTTCAAGACCCTGGATAGCTTTTTCAAATCTGTGTGATCCTTCCATTCTAAACGGTAAGGTTACTACTCCTACAACTAAAGCTCCACATTCTTTAGCTACTTCTGCAACTACAGGAGCACTTCCCGTTCCTGTTCCGCCACCCATACCTGCAGAGACGAAAACTAAATTAGCGTCTTTAAAAAGATCTTTTAATTTATGTCTATCTTCTTGGGCTGCTTCCCAGCCAACACTGGGGTCTCCCCCTGCTCCAAGACCTTTTGTAAGTTCTTTTCCTATGACAAACTTTTTATCAGCTTGGATATTTTCTAAGTGTTGCCTATCTGTGTTCAAGGCAATTGTTTCTGCGCCCATGACGCCTCCAAGCATTGAAAGTCTATTTATGGTATTGTTACCCGCACCGCCACATCCAGCACATATAATCCTAGCGTGTCCAATGCCTTCTAATTCCGCTGCAGTTTCTTCAAAGTTATTAGTTTGAGTATATCTTGAAGCATTTTCCAAGATGCCTTTCATATAAAACCCCCAATTATATAAATTATTTTTTATTATTTACCTTATTTTTTCAGATATGCCCTCATTTCTAAGTGACCTAAACCCACCAAGTTCGTTCTTTAGCATGTCCCTGATTGCTGATCTTATGGCTTCACTCTTATTAGGGAAGTATCCATAATTAACCAACTCGTCCAACCCGTTCATATAGGCTTCTGGTATTTGTACTGATATGAGTTTCATTAATGTCCCTCTAGCATCTGTACAATATTTAGAAGATATATCTATATAAGAGTTTCGGTTATCCAGATAATTCTTATAACCTATTATTATATTATCTTGATATTTTTCTTGTATTATCATAATATCTCCATTATATTACTCAGATATTATTTGGAC
This genomic interval carries:
- the ftsZ gene encoding cell division protein FtsZ, encoding MKGILENASRYTQTNNFEETAAELEGIGHARIICAGCGGAGNNTINRLSMLGGVMGAETIALNTDRQHLENIQADKKFVIGKELTKGLGAGGDPSVGWEAAQEDRHKLKDLFKDANLVFVSAGMGGGTGTGSAPVVAEVAKECGALVVGVVTLPFRMEGSHRFEKAIQGLEAFRRYADTVITLDNNKLLQLVPNMPIDYAFSVSDEVLAEMVKGITETITQPSLVNLDYADVRTIMQDGGVAVIGVGESNTKNRVEEAVHEAMTCKLLDVDYKNAKGALVHVSGGSNMTLNEANRVGEIVNSIMDPEAKIIWGARVDEGLKDSMRVMLIMTGVKSPFISGRAADGDIELQPFERDARRKKMGSGEGFGRSIDWAKYGIDDLFS
- a CDS encoding type II toxin-antitoxin system ParD family antitoxin, encoding MKLISVQIPEAYMNGLDELVNYGYFPNKSEAIRSAIRDMLKNELGGFRSLRNEGISEKIR